ATTTCCATGTGATTATTGCATAGTATTTCTGGTCCAACAAGAATATTGCAAATATAATTTATGTGGTTCCAGCTTCAGTATATATTGTCTCTCCCTGTTTCAGCATCACGTCAGAAAACTGGAGATGAGAAGAGGCGGGTTTACTTTGAAAGGGGGCAGTCCTTAGCcgagtattttattttattcaaaaCCAACTGAACTGAGAACTTTTCACCGTGTCCATCAGTTTACGAAAAAGGGTTCACCCATTCAAGTGTGAAAGTTTACCCAACGGTTGAGAGAACAGCAAAATGGCCCCAATATCCATCAAACGCATTTTAATCAGTGAAAGTGTTGACCCTTGTTGTAAGAAGATCCTGCAAGAAAATGGAATCCAAGTTACAGAGAAGCAAAATATGAGTAAGGATGACTTGATTGCGGAGATCAAGGTAAGAGTTTAcatattttttttctaatttgcaTGAATTCCACGTAATAAACATTTAAGGCATGACGTGCATTTTTGTTCCACGATGTCTTTctaaaatgtgaaaaaaaattACAGTTGCTATCAAATGTATAATATGGAAAAAAGTATGTCGCGTTTGGTCATTGGTTTAATAACCTCATCAAAAGTCCCTCTGGGGGGGAAAAACCCCGAAGATTTCTGCGTTTCAGACAACTGGATTTTATTTTGCGGATGATTTACAGCCGTTGCAGTTTAGTGGATTCTTGCATGTGCGATCTTGTCCTCCTCTCTTTGGTGTCGCGCTATAGTGTAGTACAGCCTTCTTGGAAATATGATGCAACTGCACCAAGTATTTACTGATTTATATAGTTTATAAACACTATAGAATTACATTTAGACTGGGGCTTTCTTCCCGTTCTACCTCGTACTTTCAAAATGTAGACTATATATAGTTTGATCAATCACACCAGAGACGACTCATCTCATATTTAGCTTGTTTTCCTCATGACATCATGTGATGCCAAATCAATAACGAATGTTTGATTAATGCAAAAATTCCAACTATATAAGCTCATTCCTTATCTCATCAAATTACTCCAATGAACAAATAGATAATTTTGTCATGCACTGGCATCACTATGCATATCATCTTTTTTTCCTTTACTATCCAACTCCAGGACTATGATGGCCTGGTGGTTCGATCAGCAACAAAGGTGACAGCTGATGTCATCAACGCTGCTGGTAACCTCAAAATCATTGGCAGAGCTGGGACAGGCGTTGACAATGTGGATGTGGATGCTGCCACTATAAAGGGCATAATTGTCATGAAGTAAGTTTGCAAAATAATAGTGTCATTCGTTAAGTCGTTGATATATCCGTGTATCGTTTTAAGGAAactcctacagttgaagtcagaagtttacatgcaccttagccaaacatATTTAAAGtacatttttcacaatttctgacatttaatcctagtaataattccctgccttaggtcagttaggatcaccacttcattttcagaatgtgaaatgtcaagaataatagtagagtgatttatttcagctttgatttctttcatcacattcccaatgggtcagaagtttacatacactcaattagtatttggtagcattgcctttaaattgtttcacttgggtcaaatttttcgggtaaccttccacaagcttcccacaataagttgggtgaattttgtcccattcctcctgacagagctggtgtaaccgagtcaggcttgtaggcctccttgctcgcacacactttttcagttctgcccacaaattttctatatgatttaagtcagggctttgtgatggccattctaATACCTTGAcattgctgtccttaagccattttgacacaactttggaagtatgcttggggtcattgtccatttggaagacccatttgcgaccaagctttaacttcttgactgaagccttgagatgttgtttcaatatatcaacataattttcctacctcatgatgccatctattttgtaaagtgcaccagtcatttttgcagcaaagcacccccacatgatgctgccacccctgtgcttgaCGGTTGGGATGGTtaacttcggcttgcaagcctctccctttttcctccaaacataacgatggtcattatggccaaaccatgtgcagttgcaaacagtagtctatctttttttatggtggttttggagcagtggcttcttccttgctgtgcggcatttcaggttatgtcgatataggacttgttttactgtggatatagatacttttgtacccgtttcctccagcatcttcacaaggtcctttgcttttgttctgggattgatttgtacttttcacaccaaagcacgttcatctctaggagacagaatgcgtctccttcctgagcggaattacggctgcgtggtcccatggtgtttatacttgcgtactattgtttgtacagattaacgtggtaccttcagacatttggaaattgctcccaaggatgaaccagacttgtggaggtctacaattatttttctgaggtcttggtggATTTATTTGGAttatcccatgatgtcaagcaaagaggcatagagtttgaaggtaggccttgaaatacatccacaggcacacctccaattgactcatgttatgtcaattagcctatcagaatcttctaaagccatgacataattttctggaattttccaagctgtttaaaggcacagtcaacttagtgtatgtgaacttctgactcactggaattgtgatatggtgaattataagtgaaataatctgtgtaaacaattgttggaaaaattacttgtcatgcacaaagtagatgtcctaacctacttgccaaaactatagtttgttaacaaaaatgtgtggagtggttgaaaaatgaattttaatgactaagtgtatgtaaacttctgacttcaactatatgtcTAAATCAAATCAACACAGATCAGTCTTTTCCCTGAATATTAGACTATTGTATGTGTCATTACCCTCTTCTAGCACACCAAGTGGCAACACCATCAGTGCTGCAGAGCTGACATGCACCCTGTTGATGAGCCTCTCAAGGTAAGACACTACAACAGATGATACAGAATACCTCTCGGGCCTAGCTCATGGTATTGGTTAGACACTGCTTTGCACTATACACCCCCATCTGTCCTTTTCATCCTACTTTTACAGGAAGGTTTGATATAACTTAATTCAAAACCATTCCCTTCCTAGACATGTGCCCCAAGCAGCCATGTCCATGAAAGCAGGGAACTGGGATCGTAAAAAGGTGAAGAGTATTTTGGCTTCCCTTTTATTTTGACACACAAAGCAATTACTCTCACGTGGTCTGCCCCAGTGTCCATCCAATCATCAATAATTCAATCTGATTTGTAAATCTATGGTGTCTCAAACTCTTCAGGGAACTGGGTCAAAGTTGTGTTAATGATTTTTTCAGTTCATGGGCACAGAGCTGTACGGCAAAATACTTGGAATAGTTGGACTTGGAAGAATTGGAAAGGAAGTCGCCACCAGAATGCAGTCCTTTGGCATGAAGGTTGGTTCATAATCCTCTGAAAAGTAAAACGATCTTTAAAAGCTGCCTACTGTAGCACGATCGTGGTAACTGAATTTGCTTTCGACAGACCATCGGCTATGATCCAATCACCCCTCCTGAGGTGACTGCTACCTGGGGGGTCGAGCAGATGTCCCTGGAGCAGCTGTGGCCCCAGTGTGATTACATCACTGTCCACACTCCCCTCATGCCTTCAACAGCTGGTGAGTTTTATAGAGGTGGCATGGTTGTGGTACTGGAGGGTATAAAGTGATTAGATCGATtatcaaacaaaaaaaacattattttccaCCTGAGGTTAAATTGTTGTTTCTCCTAGGACTACTGAATGACACGTCATTTGCCAAGTGCAAGAAAGGTGTAAAGGTCGTGAACTGTGCACGCGGGGGCATCATCGATGAGGATGCTCTCCTCAGAGCTTTGGAGTCTAGACAGTGTGGAGGGGCTGGCCTCGATGTTTTTGTCGAGGCAAGAATACCACGTCACATCGTTTTTAAAACAAACCacagaaagttggttgcaatttcagtttaatccaccagaaaagacaattATTACAACAAAtactatggttaaactcaaaATATACTAATTaatagaaaaaaatacatttattttgggaATCAAAAAAaggtataatctttgtaaattatatcataaataggactgttggagttatgtcacacatgcagctaacaaaaatatatatgaaatgtctgctctatccaaaattacaaccaactcaTTGGAGCATTACCGCAAAAGTGTTAGAGGgagaaagtaaggaacttgtctgtgcATTAaagatataataacaataataacaatgcacaaacaggtttagacatttttgaaaatgtataaaaaataacaaCTGAATTATCACatttgacataagtattcagaccctttactcagtacaaaTCCAAGTCAaattgattggtcacatacacatgtttagagCAGGGTGTAGAGAAATACTTATGTTTCTACCTCAGACATTGCAGTAACATCGAACAAGTAATGTCTAAAAATGTCACAACATATATCCAATACActcaaatctaagtaaaggaatggaattaagaatatataaaatatatgaacgagcaatgtcagagcggcatagactaagatataatagaatacagtatatacataagaGATGAAtgatgcaaaatatgtaaacattattaaagtgactagtgttccatttattaaagtggccagtgattttcaagtctatgtatatagtcagcagcctctaatgtgctagtgaagGCTGTTTAACAgtgtgatggccttgagatagaagctgtttttcagtctctgtccgatgcacctgcactgacctcgccttcttgatgatagcagggtgaactgGCAGTGGCttgtgtggttgttgtccttgatcagctttttggccttcctgcgaCATCGGGTATTGTAGGTGTCCTGGTGGGCAAGTAGTTTGCCCGCGGTGATTAATTGGGCagacctctggagagccctgaggTTGCGGgctgtgcagttgctgtaccaggtggtgatcCAGCcctacaggatgctctcaattgtgcatctgtaagagattgtgagggttttaggtgccaagcaaCAAAACaaatcagcctcctgaggttgaagagtgtgtggatggaccatttcagtttgtcagcgatgtgtacgtcgaggaacttgaagctttccactttATCCACTGCGGTaccgttgatgtggatggggggtgctccctccgctgtttcctgtagtccatgatcatctcctttgttttattgACGTTGAAGAagattattttcctggcaccacactcccagagccctcacctcctttTGTAGGCTgtttcgtcgttgttggtaatcaagcatactactgttgtgtcgtctgcaaacttgatgattgagctgGAGGCCTGCTTGGCCAAGCAGTCATAGgagaacagggagcacaggagggggctgagcacgcacccttgtggggccccagtgttgaggatcagcaaagtgaaGATGtggtttcctaccttcaccacctgggggtggccctttagtagtggtttctttgcagcaatttgaccatgaagatgtgtctgttattcaGGATAGGAGTccctcttctgaacagttgatgttgactgATCATAAGGTGAATGTCTGTTAAGTCTTGAACTctgtgacttaaatgtaaatgtaaatgtaaaacatttatttgggatacaatttctaaggctggtaactctaatggacttatcctctgcagcagaggtaactatgatggtttttgcaactgcacttaaactttcaaaattcttgaaattgtccatattgactgaccttaatgtcttaatgatggactgttgtttttcgttgcttatttgagtttttcttgccataatatggaccatgttacaacacaactgattggctcaaacgcattaagaaggaaagaaattccacaaatttagttttaacaaggcacacctgttaatttaaatgcattccaggtaactacctcatgaaggtggttgagagaatgccaagtgtgcaaacctgtcttcaaggcaaaggcTGGTTACTTTgaggaatataaaatatattttgatttgtttaatacttttggttactacatgattccatatgtgttgtttcataggtttgatgtcttcactattattctacaaggtagaaaatagtaaaaaataaagaaaaacccttgaatgagtaggtgtgtccaaacttttgactggttctgtatatggggatacaaccatcccagctctgcagatttcaGTAGATAATTTGTTTTGGGACTGTCCCACCTGTAGATTATTTTTGATTGTAAGTTCAAGAATGGCTGAAGAAATGCAACATTTACCTGaagctaactctgcaaatagcaatGCTAGGTGATTCGAAAAGTCATAGTTAATCGATTTAATAACACTCAGCAAAAAtgatctttaatttacaatctgtagaaactatgaggacaaggttcagaacttttgtgaaacaggaGAGTTGAacaatatatggcaaatagaaatcaaaaccgGATGGTCTACATAGAtggatgggactaaaaacaaacaagataactaaaccaaaatatactgtctgtaaaatgtatatagtatgtatacgCTGGAAGTAGAAGTCAAAGTGCTGTTgaccattagtttactccaattagggaggAGGGTTTGGGGGAAAATAAcaaagaaaaaatatatttacactgccgttcaaaagttttgggtcacttagaaatttcctTGGTTTTGAtaaaagcactttttttttgtccattaaaataacataaaattgatcacaaatacagtgtagacattgttaatgttgtaaatgactattgtagctggaaacggctggaatttaatggaatatctacataagcttacagaggcccattatcagcaaccatcacttttgttagctaatccaagttgatcattttaa
Above is a genomic segment from Oncorhynchus nerka isolate Pitt River linkage group LG1, Oner_Uvic_2.0, whole genome shotgun sequence containing:
- the LOC115101008 gene encoding D-3-phosphoglycerate dehydrogenase-like codes for the protein MAPISIKRILISESVDPCCKKILQENGIQVTEKQNMSKDDLIAEIKDYDGLVVRSATKVTADVINAAGNLKIIGRAGTGVDNVDVDAATIKGIIVMNTPSGNTISAAELTCTLLMSLSRHVPQAAMSMKAGNWDRKKFMGTELYGKILGIVGLGRIGKEVATRMQSFGMKTIGYDPITPPEVTATWGVEQMSLEQLWPQCDYITVHTPLMPSTAGLLNDTSFAKCKKGVKVVNCARGGIIDEDALLRALESRQCGGAGLDVFVEEPPKNRALVNHPNVISSPHLGASTKEAQARCGQDIALQIVDMVMGKSLVGAVNAQVLASTFTPESHQWIKLGEAIGAALKSCTTSKQPFSQVQIITQGDCLKDSSAYMTSAVMVGLLSDGSQSCPNLVNSLTLAKESGITVTRNHSEGLTQGACEVEISVNGSSYRATGSVQGGVPVLLELNRSVFRQPVSLTGNLLFFKAVASPPLLPSVTGLLATAGVEMESFSAPAARSGDQWYCVGLSSLLVDLGALKPLVKAAAQVSV